CCGGGCTGGCAGACGACGGCGCGGGCGATGCACAGCCGCTGCTGTTCGCCGCCGGAGAGGGTTACGGGGGCGGCGTTTTCGCGGCCGCCGAGGCCGACTTTGGCAATGGCGGTGCGGGCGCGCTTTTCCGCTTCGGCGCGGCCATAGCCGGCGATTTGCAGCGGCAGCAGCACGTTGTGCAGCACGTTGCGGTCGAACAGGATTTTGTGGTCCTGGAAGACGATGCCGATGTGCTGGCGCAAAAAGCCGGCTTGGTTGTCGTCGAGGCGGCCGGTGTCCTGGCGGTTGATCCACACTTTGCCCGAGGTGGGGCGGGTGATGGCGGCGATGAGTTTGAGCACGGTGGACTTGCCCGCGCCCGAGTGTCCGGCCACAAAAATCATCTCGCCCTTGGCGATCTCGAAGCTGACGTTTTTCAGTGCCTGAAAACCGCCCCGGTAGGTTTTGGAAACTTGCTCGAAACGTATCATTTTTTAGGAACGCTGCGCTGTGGGAAAACAAGGGGCGCATTATAGCCCAAACGCATCGGGGCCGTCTGAAAGGCCGCCGCAGCCGTGCGCAAACGCTTTTTCAGACGGCCTCTTTGCGCGGCTTTGAGGCTGTCTGAAAAAGGCGGCCGATTTGAAGCGGGCAGGCAAATACAGTAAACTGCCGCCCATTTAAAAAATTTATGGTAAACGCGAAATGAAAGCCGCTTTTGAAATCAAGTCCGCCCGCACCGACGCGCTCGCCGTGCGCGCCAACAGCGCGGACGCGGCGGCGGCCGACGCGGCTCTGGCCAAATGCGCGGCGCAATACCGCGAGCTGAACCTGCCGCTGATCCTTGATTTGCAGGCACTCGCGCCCGATGCCGCAACGCTCTCCGCCCTTCTGGCCGTGTTCCGCAAACACCGCCTGCCCGTCGCCGCCCTGCGCGGCGAGGCGTGGGAGCAGGCCGCCGCCGCCGCCGGTTTGGCATACAGCCCCGCCGGCAAAGGCGCGGCCGCACCCATCGAAACCGCCGACGCGGGCACGGTGGACGAAATCGCGCGCCAAGTGGGCGGCGCGGCGAAAAGCGGCGGCCATCCCACCGTATTCGTGTCCGAACCCGTGCGCACCGGCCAGCAGGTGTATGCCGAAAACGCCGATCTGATCGTTACCGGCATGGTGAGCGAAGGCGCGGAGCTGATTGCCGACGGCAACATCCACGTTTACGCCCCCATGCGCGGGCGTGCGCTGGCCGGCGCGGCGGGGCGGCGCGACGCGCGCATCTTCATCCAGTCCATGCAGGCCGAGCTGGTGTCCGTGGCCGGCATCTACCGCAACTTCGAGCAACGCCTGCCCGAACACCTGCACCGCAAGCCGGTGCAGATTTTTCTGCAAGACGACCGGCTGGTCATCGCCGCCATCGCGGCCTGACCCGCCCCCGAATTTTCAACATCCCCAAACAAAAGGAAAAACCGTGGCAAAAATCATTGTTGTAACCTCCGGCAAAGGCGGCGTGGGCAAAACCACCACCTCCGCCAGCATCGCATCCGGCCTCGCCCTGCGCGGCCACAAAACCGCCGTCATCGACTTCGACGTCGGCCTGCGCAACCTCGACCTCATCATGGGCTGCGAACGCCGCGTCGTGTACGACCTCATCAACGTCATCCAAAACGAAGCCACCCTCAACCAGGCACTCATCAAAGACAAACACTGCGACAAACTCTATATCCTGCCCGCCTCGCAAACCCGCGACAAAGACGCCCTCACCCGCGAAGGCGTGGAAAAAGTCCTCAACACCCTCACCGGCGAAATGGGCTTCGAATACGTCATCTGCGACTCCCCCGCCGGCATCGAAACCGGCGCGCTGATGGCACTCTACTTCGCCGACGAAGCCATCGTAACCACCAACCCCGAAGTGTCCAGCGTGCGCGATTCCGACCGTATTTTGGGCATCTTGCAGAGCAAATCGCGCCAAGCCGAGCGGGGCGGCAAAGTGAAGGAGCACCTGCTCATCACCCGCTACTCCCCCGAGCGCGTGGAAAAAGGCGAAATGCTTTCCGTGGACGACATCAAAGACATCCTGCGCATCCCCCTCATCGGCGTCATCCCCGAATCGCAAAACGTCTTGCAGGCATCGAACGCCGGCGAGCCCGTCATCCACCAGGAAGACGCCGTGGCCGCCGCCGCCTATCAGGACGTTGTCGCCCGCCTTCTGGGCGAAAACCGCGAAATGCGCTTTCTCGACGCCGAGAAAAAAGGCTTCTTCAAACGCATCTTCGGAGGTTGACATGTCGCTGATAGACAAACTGTTCGGCAAAAAGCCCAA
The window above is part of the Neisseria bacilliformis genome. Proteins encoded here:
- a CDS encoding cell division ATP-binding protein FtsE; its protein translation is MIRFEQVSKTYRGGFQALKNVSFEIAKGEMIFVAGHSGAGKSTVLKLIAAITRPTSGKVWINRQDTGRLDDNQAGFLRQHIGIVFQDHKILFDRNVLHNVLLPLQIAGYGRAEAEKRARTAIAKVGLGGRENAAPVTLSGGEQQRLCIARAVVCQPGILIADEPSANLDRAYALDIMELFKTFHEAGTTVIVAAHDETLMADYGHRILRLQEGRFAA
- the minC gene encoding septum site-determining protein MinC — protein: MKAAFEIKSARTDALAVRANSADAAAADAALAKCAAQYRELNLPLILDLQALAPDAATLSALLAVFRKHRLPVAALRGEAWEQAAAAAGLAYSPAGKGAAAPIETADAGTVDEIARQVGGAAKSGGHPTVFVSEPVRTGQQVYAENADLIVTGMVSEGAELIADGNIHVYAPMRGRALAGAAGRRDARIFIQSMQAELVSVAGIYRNFEQRLPEHLHRKPVQIFLQDDRLVIAAIAA
- the minD gene encoding septum site-determining protein MinD, translated to MAKIIVVTSGKGGVGKTTTSASIASGLALRGHKTAVIDFDVGLRNLDLIMGCERRVVYDLINVIQNEATLNQALIKDKHCDKLYILPASQTRDKDALTREGVEKVLNTLTGEMGFEYVICDSPAGIETGALMALYFADEAIVTTNPEVSSVRDSDRILGILQSKSRQAERGGKVKEHLLITRYSPERVEKGEMLSVDDIKDILRIPLIGVIPESQNVLQASNAGEPVIHQEDAVAAAAYQDVVARLLGENREMRFLDAEKKGFFKRIFGG